In one window of Microbacterium dextranolyticum DNA:
- a CDS encoding NAD(P)H-binding protein, producing the protein MARILLIGGHGKIALLLEPLLAAAGHHVTAVIRNPDHESDVAAAGATPLVADIERFDLDQFTNLVSGNDVVIWSAGAGGGDATRTMAVDRDAAIRSMDAAARAGVRRYIMVSYFGAGPDHGIDPADSFFAYAEAKAAADVHLRASDLDATIVAPSRLTSDEPTRRIDVEAAASGSVSRADVAAVIAAVIDEPSTVGRTISFNSGDVPVVDAVRAAAGEEKP; encoded by the coding sequence ATGGCCCGCATCCTGCTCATCGGCGGGCACGGAAAGATCGCGCTCCTGCTCGAGCCGCTTCTCGCCGCCGCCGGTCACCACGTCACCGCGGTGATCCGCAACCCCGATCACGAATCCGACGTCGCGGCGGCCGGCGCCACGCCGCTCGTCGCCGATATCGAGCGTTTCGACCTCGATCAGTTCACGAACCTCGTCAGCGGCAATGACGTCGTCATCTGGTCGGCGGGGGCGGGCGGCGGCGACGCCACCCGCACGATGGCGGTCGACCGTGATGCCGCGATCCGTTCGATGGATGCCGCAGCGCGGGCCGGCGTCCGCCGCTACATCATGGTGTCCTACTTCGGCGCCGGTCCCGATCACGGCATCGACCCCGCGGACTCGTTCTTCGCGTACGCCGAGGCGAAAGCCGCCGCTGACGTGCACCTGCGGGCGAGCGATCTCGACGCGACGATCGTGGCGCCGTCGCGGCTGACGTCCGACGAGCCGACGCGGCGGATCGACGTGGAGGCCGCCGCGTCGGGCTCGGTGTCGCGTGCCGACGTCGCGGCCGTCATCGCAGCGGTCATCGACGAGCCGTCGACCGTGGGTCGCACGATCTCGTTCAACAGCGGCGACGTGCCCGTCGTCGACGCGGTGCGCGCCGCGGCCGGGGAAGAGAAGCCATGA
- a CDS encoding NYN domain-containing protein, with product MSDQRTTWVLVDGENIDATLGASILGRRPQPDERPRWDRVLAFLAGRWNQQTRGLFFLNATTTLPMSFIQALLALGYQPIPLSGGADEKVVDIAIQRTLQALRDRAGDVVLVSHDGDFVDDLGALLDGRRVGVMGFAEFRNAAFGDLPGVEFFDIEYDVEAFDAQLPRVRVIAIDEFDPTQFLR from the coding sequence ATGAGCGACCAGCGCACGACCTGGGTGCTCGTCGACGGCGAGAACATCGACGCGACGCTCGGGGCGTCGATCCTCGGGCGGCGTCCGCAGCCCGACGAGCGCCCGCGATGGGACCGGGTGCTCGCATTCCTTGCGGGGCGATGGAACCAGCAGACCCGCGGCCTCTTCTTCCTCAACGCGACGACCACGCTGCCGATGTCGTTCATCCAGGCGCTGCTCGCGCTCGGCTATCAGCCGATCCCGCTGTCGGGCGGCGCCGACGAGAAGGTCGTCGACATCGCGATCCAGCGGACGCTGCAGGCGCTGCGCGATCGCGCCGGCGATGTCGTGCTCGTCAGTCACGACGGCGACTTCGTCGACGACCTCGGCGCGCTGCTCGACGGGCGTCGTGTCGGCGTCATGGGCTTCGCCGAGTTCCGCAACGCCGCCTTCGGCGACCTGCCGGGCGTGGAGTTCTTCGACATCGAGTACGACGTCGAGGCATTCGACGCGCAGCTTCCCCGCGTGCGCGTCATCGCGATCGACGAGTTCGACCCGACGCAGTTCCTGCGCTGA